The following coding sequences are from one Bufo bufo chromosome 2, aBufBuf1.1, whole genome shotgun sequence window:
- the LOC120990870 gene encoding uncharacterized protein LOC120990870, whose protein sequence is KKNYQYSEKDQNSSSIIKFLNTTVSKFSKKGSSQIANHLELYESTMDSLKLYSDADRIRFLPWAFDDKYRHYFTSFRERGIQDWPSVLHEVKLEFGPYRTITAAKRDIYKLTCRPNQSPREFLSILKNAYGLAYRSPNWESEEFKQLFYDAMPTQIKLSLARDLDIEAPLDRLVTAATTLYNISECHETGERRFKKSPEQNIAEAKVNPSLGFETQPRKYSQSTGPVQQTQQQQVRPKQTKPQNPNGSEGDNSGAGRSNYRPYYNNGPQYRSYYNRDSQGYRRWNNRPRQQREDRQEPLNSPRSRSPTNNQGASQNQNMRKPNSTPDPKIGAREEVSNVLFVLQSNRVDPCDHASIPECDPIIPASSHESAVNCDIIQFSPRVGADAAPPTSPIDLVNKTLWSRLPGDPEGFQDVEQALRGGQQMPYAVSIEVAEEVEIPEGCKPFLLPIQMVVHNMIPHSISLQKDTVIGLAMESEYYTFGFQNDVIGLIPDEYLTEEQAQDAD, encoded by the exons aagaaaaattaccagtattcagaaaaggatcaaaattcatccagcataattaagtttttaaaTACCACTGTGTCCAAGTTCtctaagaaaggttcttctcagatagcgaatcacttagaactgtatgaatccactatggattctttaaaattatactctgatgctgacagaatcagattccttccatgggcatttgatgataaatatcgtcattactttacctcttttagggagagaggaattcaagattggccaagtgttttgcatgaaGTTAAACTGGAATTCGGACCTTACCGaaccattactgctgcaaaacgggacatatataagcttacatgtaggcccaatcaaagtccccgtgaattcctctctatccttaaaaatgcctatgggttagcatatagatccccaaactgggaatctgaagagtttaagcagctgttctatgacgctatgccaacccagatcaaacttagcctagccagagatctggatattgaagctcccttggataggttggtgacggctgccaccacgctgtataatatcagtgaatgccatgaaacaggtgagagaagatttaaaaaatccccagagcaaaatatagctgaagctaaggtaaaccctagcttgggatttgaaacacagccacgtAAGTATTCTCAGTctacaggtcctgtccaacaaacccagcaacaacaggtaagACCCAAGCAAACCAAGCCCCAAAATCCCAACGGGTCAGAGGGGGATAATTCTGGtgctgggaggtctaactaccgtccataTTACAATAATGGTCCCCAATATAGGTCCTATTACAATAGGGATTCCCAGGGTTACAGACGCTGgaataacaggcccagacaacagagggaagataggcaggaacccTTAAACTCACCTAGGAGTAGGTCACCCACCAATAATCAGGGCGCCTCACAAAACCAAAATATGCGcaaaccaaacag TACCCCTGACCCTAAGATTGGGGCCAGGGAGGAGGTGTCTAATGTTTTATTTGTCTTACAGTCTAATCGTGTCGATCCCTGCGACCATGCGTCTATTCCAGAGTGTGATCCCATCATTCCAGCCTCTAGTCATGAATCAGCTGTAAACTGTGATATAATCCAGTTTTCCCCAAGGGTGGGGGCCGATGCTGCTCCTCCAACTTCTCCT ATTGATCTGGTGAATAAAaccttatggtccagattaccaggagacccagagggattccaggatgtagaGCAAGCTTTGAgagggggacaacagatgccctacgCCGTAAGTATTGAGGTTGCTGAAGAGGTTGAAAtccctgaaggatgcaaaccgtTTCTtctccccattcaa ATGGTAGTCCATAATATGATTCCCCATAGCATATCTTTGCAAAAGGACACCGTAATTGGTTTAGCTATGGAATCAGAATACTACACTTTTGGATTCCAGAATGATGttattggacttattcctgatgaatacctgacggAAGAACAG GCGCAAGATGCCGACTAA